A stretch of Lathyrus oleraceus cultivar Zhongwan6 chromosome 6, CAAS_Psat_ZW6_1.0, whole genome shotgun sequence DNA encodes these proteins:
- the LOC127091626 gene encoding splicing factor U2af small subunit B, with protein MAEHLASIFGTEKDRVNCPFYFKIGACRHGDRCSRLHNRPTISPTLLLSNMYQRPDIITPGVDPNGQPIDPRQIQQHFEDFYEDIFLELSKFGYIETLNVCDNLADHMIGNVYVLFREEDHAAAALASLHGRFYSGRPILADFSPVTDFREATCRQYEENSCNRGGYCNFMHVKKIGRELRRKLFSSQRSRSRSRSNSPRRRRRSRDRERPRDRDRDYDSRGGRSSDRDRNRDRDGDRDRDRERNRDSREEGGRRRNGSSAREGSEERRARIEQWNREREEKP; from the coding sequence ATGGCGGAACACCTAGCCTCAATATTCGGCACAGAGAAAGACAGAGTTAACTGTCCATTCTACTTCAAGATCGGCGCGTGTAGACACGGCGACCGTTGTTCGCGTCTCCACAACCGTCCAACCATTTCGCCAACTCTTCTTCTCTCCAACATGTACCAACGTCCCGATATCATCACTCCCGGTGTCGATCCCAACGGTCAACCTATCGATCCGCGTCAGATCCAGCAACACTTCGAAGATTTCTACGAAGATATCTTTCTAGAGCTTTCTAAATTCGGGTACATCGAAACCCTAAACGTTTGTGATAATCTCGCCGATCATATGATCGGTAATGTTTACGTTCTGTTTCGTGAGGAGGATCATGCCGCGGCTGCGCTTGCTTCGTTGCACGGTAGATTTTACTCTGGTCGTCCTATTCTTGCTGATTTTTCTCCGGTGACAGATTTTCGTGAGGCTACTTGTCGGCAGTATGAGGAGAATAGTTGTAACCGTGGTGGTTATTGTAATTTCATGCATGTGAAGAAAATTGGAAGGGAACTGAGGAGAAAACTGTTTTCTTCTCAAAGGAGCCGAAGCAGGAGTCGGAGTAATAGTCCTCGCCGGAGAAGGAGAAGCAGAGATCGAGAGAGGCCACGTGATAGAGATAGAGATTATGATTCCCGTGGTGGAAGAAGTAGTGATAGGGATAGAAATAGGGATAGGGATGGGGATAGGGATAGGGATAGGGAGAGGAATAGAGATAGTAGGGAGGAAGGGGGAAGGCGAAGAAATGGTAGTTCGGCGAGGGAAGGGAGCGAGGAAAGGCGAGCGAGGATCGAGCAATGGAACAGGGAAAGAGAAGAGAAGCCTTGA